A window of Parambassis ranga chromosome 10, fParRan2.1, whole genome shotgun sequence contains these coding sequences:
- the exosc3 gene encoding exosome complex component RRP40: MVILLDPTAHLKLISWRSFDPLNERDLTESFIRVDPLVLRSARGRCRFLPVCRTYIAPADSSSSTRRSRCGTGGMFSCLKDKVGEVLVPGDEFSFQADDTISLSGPAKPEKVVCGPGLRRSGDRLLVSKSGVLRHKQPNVFWIDSQQRRYVPAKGETVIGIVTAKSGDVFKVDVGGSEQASLSYLAFEGATKRNRPNVQVGDLVFAQFIIANKDMEPELVCMDSSGRANGMGVFGGGGLLFTVSLGLVRRLLSPHNEVRADLEQLFPCELVVGMNGRVWTRASTVQQTLIIANLLQSCDTMTSQQRQQLFRRVQQGAL, translated from the exons ATGGTCATCCTGCTGGATCCG ACAGCACACCTGAAGCTCAT TTCCTGGAGAAGCTTCGACCCTTTGAATGAAAGAGACCTGACTGAAAGCTTCATCCGAGTCGACCCTTTGGTCCTCCGGTCCGCCAGAGGTCGCTGCAGGTTCCTTCCTGTGTGTCGCACTTATATCGCTCcggcagacagcagcagcagcacgcgGAGGAGCCGCTGCGGGACCGGCGGCATGTTCTCCTGTCTGAAGGACAAAGTCGGGGAGGTGCTGGTACCGGGAGATGAGTTCTCCTTCCAGGCCGACGACACCATTTCTCTGTCGGGGCCCGCGAAGCCGGAGAAGGTGGTGTGCGGCCCGGGGCTGCGGCGGAGCGGAGACCGGCTGCTGGTGAGCAAGAGCGGCGTCCTGCGGCACAAGCAGCCCAACGTGTTCTGGATCGACTCCCAGCAGCGCAGG TACGTCCCCGCCAAAGGAGAGACGGTGATCGGCATCGTGACTGCCAAGTCTGGAGACGTCTTCAAAGTGGACGTTGGAGGAAGTGAGCAGGCGTCCCTGTCCTACCTGGCGTTTGAGGGGGCGACGAAGAGGAACAGACCCAATGTCCAG GTGGGGGACCTGGTGTTCGCTCAGTTCATCATTGCCAATAAGGACATGGAGCCGGAGCTGGTGTGCATGGACAGCTCGGGCCGGGCCAATGGGATGGGAGTGTTCGGAGGAGGCGGCCTGCTGTTCACAGTGTCTCTGGGGCTGGTCAGAAG GTTGCTGTCTCCCCACAATGAGGTCCGGGCCGACCTGGAGCAGCTGTTCCCCTGTGAGCTGGTGGTGGGAATGAACGGCCGGGTGTGGACCCGGGCCTCCACTGTCCAGCAGACTCTGATCATCGCCAACCTCCTGCAGAGCTGCGACACCATGACGAGCCAGCAAAGGCAGCAGCTGTTCAGGAgggtccagcagggggcgctgtag
- the tgfbi gene encoding transforming growth factor-beta-induced protein ig-h3 isoform X1, with translation MKVCVLVFCLSLVLTFCVARSPYQAVLQHSRIRGRQQGPNVCAMQQLKGTDKKYFTNCKQWYHRKICGQPTVITYECCPGYEKIPGEKGCPAALPLVNIYNTLGVVGATTTKMYSERAKLREEIEGPGSFTFFAPSNEAWAALPAEILDALVSNVNIELLNALHYHMVNRRLTSEELKHGSSFPSMYQDSHVHIHHYSNGIVTVNCARLIKPDQHATNGIVHVVDRVITAVSNDMQSIIDVDDDLETLRTAFAAAGLSAILENEGQYTIFAPTNEAFEKIPQETLNRILGDPVALRDLLNYHILKNMQCAESIVSGTPMETLQGTMLEVGCDGDQMTLNGKAIITKKDQLGTNGVIHYISELLIPDSAKTLLELAEGSSVSVATKLFVEAGLSSHLTGSEALTMLAPLDEAFKGDVTMTPSMRKLMTNHIVKQQLSSKSLYHGQELETLGGLRLRVFVYRNNLCIENACIAAHDKTGRYGSMFTVDKVLTPPMGTVMDVLKADDRFSLLVGAIQTAGMTELLNQQGALTFFAPTNAAFSTLPQAELNKLMRNPQELSAVLRYHLADGMLVSGGVGSHTRLKPLQGDKLELGVRNYTVYVNKVPVADADLMATNGVVYAVNNIIKPLPPKGDREQADGPAAPLRPDASFQADARSFRNDDLFQKVIRSRSSRMMTQQN, from the exons ATGAAGGTGTGCGTGCTGgttttttgtctgtctctggttTTGACCTTCTGTGTGGCCCGGTCCCCGTACCAGGCGGTCCTTCAACACAGCCGGATCAGGGGGCGGCAGCAGGG ACCAAACGTCTGTGCCATGCAGCAGCTTAAAGGCACCGACAAGAAATACTTCACCAACTGCAAACAGTGGTACCACCGCAAGATCTGCGGCCAACCCAC GGTGATCACCTATGAGTGCTGTCCTGGCTATGAGAAGATTCCCGGAGAGAAGGGCTGCCCTGCAg cgCTGCCTCTGGTGAACATCTACAACACGCTGGGTGTGGTTGGAGCCACCACCACTAAGATGTACTCTGAACGAGCCAAACTGAGGGAGGAGATCGAAGGTCCAGGGAGCTTCACCTTCTTCGCCCCAAGCAATGAGGCCTGGGCCGCCCTGCCAGCG GAGATCCTGGATGCTCTGGTCAGCAATGTGAACATTGAGCTGCTGAATGCTCTTCATTACCACATGGTAAACCGTCGCCTGACCTCTGAGGAGCTGAAGCACGGATCCTCCTTCCCCTCCATGTACCAGGACTCCCACGTCCACATCCACCACTACAGCAACGGC atTGTGACGGTCAACTGCGCTCGTCTAATCAAACCTGATCAACACGCCACAAACGGCATTGTGCATGTGGTCGACCGCGTCATCACTGCTGTCTCCAACGACATGCAATCAATCATCGATGTTGACGATGATCTGGAAACACTGCGT ACGGCCTTCGCTGCTGCAGGACTGTCAGCCATCCTGGAAAACGAGGGTCAGTACACCATCTTTGCTCCCACCAATGAGGCCTTTGAGAAGATTCCTCAGGAGACCCTGAACAGGATCCTGGGAGACCCTGTGGCTCTGAGAG ACCTACTGAACTACCACATCCTGAAGAACATGCAGTGTGCGGAGTCCATCGTGTCAGGTACGCCGATGGAGACTCTGCAGGGTACTATGCTGGAGGTTGGGTGTGATGGAGACCAGATGACCCTGAATGGTAAGGCCATCATCACCAAGAAAGACCAGCTGGGAACCAATGGAGTCATCCACTACATCAGCGAGCTGCTGATCCCGGACTCAG CGAAAACTCTCCTGGAGCTAGCTGAAGGTTCGTCTGTTTCTGTGGCAACCAAGCTGTTTGTGGAGGCAGGGCTGAGCTCCCACCTGACCGGGTCTGAGGCTCTGACCATGCTGGCTCCTCTAGATGAAGCTTTCAAAG GAGACGTGACAATGACACCCAGCATGAGAAAGCTGATGACCAATCACattgtgaagcagcagctgtcctCCAAGTCTCTGTACCATGGCCAGGAGCTGGAGACCCTCGGAGGCCTCAGACTCAGAGTGTTTGTCTACAGAAAT AACCTCTGCATCGAGAACGCCTGCATAGCTGCTCACGATAAGACTGGACGCTACGGCTCCATGTTCACGGTGGACAAAGTGCTCACCCCGCCAATGGGAACCGTCATGGACGTCCTGAAGGCTGATGACCGCTTCAG CCTGCTGGTTGGTGCCATTCAGACAGCTGGTATGACAGAGCTGCtgaaccagcagggggcgctcaCATTCTTTGCTCCCACCAACGCCGCCTTCAGCACCCTGCCACAGGCCGAACTCAACAAACTGATGC GTAACCCCCAGGAGCTGTCAGCTGTGCTCAGGTACCACCTGGCGGATGGCATGCTGGTTAGCGGAGGAGTCGGATCGCACACGAGACTTAAACCTCTGCAGGGGGACAAGCTGGAGCTGGGCGTG CGGAACTACACCGTCTACGTCAACAAGGTTCCAGTGGCCGACGCCGACCTGATGGCAACGAATGGAGTCGTTTACGCCGTCAACAACATCATCAAACCTCTGC CTCCTAAGGGGGACAGGGAGCAGGCCGATGGACCCGCGGCTCCTCTCAGACCTGACGCCTCCTTTCAG GCTGATGCGAGGAGCTTCAGGAACG acGATCTGTTCCAGAAGGTGATCAGGAGTCGCTCCAGCAGGATGATGACTCAACAGAACTGA
- the tgfbi gene encoding transforming growth factor-beta-induced protein ig-h3 isoform X2 → MQQLKGTDKKYFTNCKQWYHRKICGQPTVITYECCPGYEKIPGEKGCPAALPLVNIYNTLGVVGATTTKMYSERAKLREEIEGPGSFTFFAPSNEAWAALPAEILDALVSNVNIELLNALHYHMVNRRLTSEELKHGSSFPSMYQDSHVHIHHYSNGIVTVNCARLIKPDQHATNGIVHVVDRVITAVSNDMQSIIDVDDDLETLRTAFAAAGLSAILENEGQYTIFAPTNEAFEKIPQETLNRILGDPVALRDLLNYHILKNMQCAESIVSGTPMETLQGTMLEVGCDGDQMTLNGKAIITKKDQLGTNGVIHYISELLIPDSAKTLLELAEGSSVSVATKLFVEAGLSSHLTGSEALTMLAPLDEAFKGDVTMTPSMRKLMTNHIVKQQLSSKSLYHGQELETLGGLRLRVFVYRNNLCIENACIAAHDKTGRYGSMFTVDKVLTPPMGTVMDVLKADDRFSLLVGAIQTAGMTELLNQQGALTFFAPTNAAFSTLPQAELNKLMRNPQELSAVLRYHLADGMLVSGGVGSHTRLKPLQGDKLELGVRNYTVYVNKVPVADADLMATNGVVYAVNNIIKPLPPKGDREQADGPAAPLRPDASFQADARSFRNDDLFQKVIRSRSSRMMTQQN, encoded by the exons ATGCAGCAGCTTAAAGGCACCGACAAGAAATACTTCACCAACTGCAAACAGTGGTACCACCGCAAGATCTGCGGCCAACCCAC GGTGATCACCTATGAGTGCTGTCCTGGCTATGAGAAGATTCCCGGAGAGAAGGGCTGCCCTGCAg cgCTGCCTCTGGTGAACATCTACAACACGCTGGGTGTGGTTGGAGCCACCACCACTAAGATGTACTCTGAACGAGCCAAACTGAGGGAGGAGATCGAAGGTCCAGGGAGCTTCACCTTCTTCGCCCCAAGCAATGAGGCCTGGGCCGCCCTGCCAGCG GAGATCCTGGATGCTCTGGTCAGCAATGTGAACATTGAGCTGCTGAATGCTCTTCATTACCACATGGTAAACCGTCGCCTGACCTCTGAGGAGCTGAAGCACGGATCCTCCTTCCCCTCCATGTACCAGGACTCCCACGTCCACATCCACCACTACAGCAACGGC atTGTGACGGTCAACTGCGCTCGTCTAATCAAACCTGATCAACACGCCACAAACGGCATTGTGCATGTGGTCGACCGCGTCATCACTGCTGTCTCCAACGACATGCAATCAATCATCGATGTTGACGATGATCTGGAAACACTGCGT ACGGCCTTCGCTGCTGCAGGACTGTCAGCCATCCTGGAAAACGAGGGTCAGTACACCATCTTTGCTCCCACCAATGAGGCCTTTGAGAAGATTCCTCAGGAGACCCTGAACAGGATCCTGGGAGACCCTGTGGCTCTGAGAG ACCTACTGAACTACCACATCCTGAAGAACATGCAGTGTGCGGAGTCCATCGTGTCAGGTACGCCGATGGAGACTCTGCAGGGTACTATGCTGGAGGTTGGGTGTGATGGAGACCAGATGACCCTGAATGGTAAGGCCATCATCACCAAGAAAGACCAGCTGGGAACCAATGGAGTCATCCACTACATCAGCGAGCTGCTGATCCCGGACTCAG CGAAAACTCTCCTGGAGCTAGCTGAAGGTTCGTCTGTTTCTGTGGCAACCAAGCTGTTTGTGGAGGCAGGGCTGAGCTCCCACCTGACCGGGTCTGAGGCTCTGACCATGCTGGCTCCTCTAGATGAAGCTTTCAAAG GAGACGTGACAATGACACCCAGCATGAGAAAGCTGATGACCAATCACattgtgaagcagcagctgtcctCCAAGTCTCTGTACCATGGCCAGGAGCTGGAGACCCTCGGAGGCCTCAGACTCAGAGTGTTTGTCTACAGAAAT AACCTCTGCATCGAGAACGCCTGCATAGCTGCTCACGATAAGACTGGACGCTACGGCTCCATGTTCACGGTGGACAAAGTGCTCACCCCGCCAATGGGAACCGTCATGGACGTCCTGAAGGCTGATGACCGCTTCAG CCTGCTGGTTGGTGCCATTCAGACAGCTGGTATGACAGAGCTGCtgaaccagcagggggcgctcaCATTCTTTGCTCCCACCAACGCCGCCTTCAGCACCCTGCCACAGGCCGAACTCAACAAACTGATGC GTAACCCCCAGGAGCTGTCAGCTGTGCTCAGGTACCACCTGGCGGATGGCATGCTGGTTAGCGGAGGAGTCGGATCGCACACGAGACTTAAACCTCTGCAGGGGGACAAGCTGGAGCTGGGCGTG CGGAACTACACCGTCTACGTCAACAAGGTTCCAGTGGCCGACGCCGACCTGATGGCAACGAATGGAGTCGTTTACGCCGTCAACAACATCATCAAACCTCTGC CTCCTAAGGGGGACAGGGAGCAGGCCGATGGACCCGCGGCTCCTCTCAGACCTGACGCCTCCTTTCAG GCTGATGCGAGGAGCTTCAGGAACG acGATCTGTTCCAGAAGGTGATCAGGAGTCGCTCCAGCAGGATGATGACTCAACAGAACTGA